Proteins co-encoded in one Nitrospirota bacterium genomic window:
- a CDS encoding sigma-54 dependent transcriptional regulator yields MKNNAHRILIVDDERDICRALEFLLSREGYEVESAESGEEAMEKVRKKDFELVMTDLKMEGMDGIELLERVKDISPGAIVILMTAYATVENAVDAMKKGADDYITKPFNNDEVKHRIRKSLNGRRLEMENQVLWRERSNRLRSNKFLGDSPQVREIFDLVEKVVSTKSNILIFGESGTGKGLLAEIIHQNSPRGGKPFMAINCSAIPETLLESELFGYRKGAFTGATADKPGLLEAADGGTVFLDEIGDMPLALQSKLLHVLETGEVLPLGDTRPRTVDVRIVAATHKNLDEAIKGGEFREDLYYRLNVIEVTIPPLRERKEDIILVASTFLERFAEEHGKRLDGIDEAAMQTILEYPWFGNVRELRNAMERAVVLSTGEKIYVEDLPEKVRTYQAAHAAGLKDALNYYERKLILERLAHHDWNKDETARELGIDLATLYRKMKKLGINVEKGS; encoded by the coding sequence ATGAAAAATAATGCGCACAGGATCCTGATAGTGGACGACGAGCGCGACATCTGCCGCGCGCTGGAATTTCTCCTGAGCAGGGAGGGCTATGAGGTCGAATCCGCCGAGAGCGGAGAGGAGGCCATGGAAAAGGTCCGTAAAAAGGACTTCGAACTGGTGATGACCGACCTCAAGATGGAAGGGATGGACGGCATCGAGCTTCTGGAGAGGGTCAAGGACATTTCGCCGGGCGCCATCGTCATCCTCATGACGGCGTACGCCACCGTGGAGAACGCGGTGGACGCCATGAAGAAGGGGGCCGACGACTACATCACCAAGCCCTTCAACAACGACGAGGTCAAGCACAGGATCAGGAAATCCCTGAACGGCCGGAGGCTGGAGATGGAAAACCAGGTCCTCTGGAGGGAGCGGAGCAACCGCCTTCGGAGCAACAAGTTCCTCGGGGATTCGCCCCAGGTCCGCGAGATATTCGACCTGGTGGAGAAGGTGGTGTCCACGAAGAGCAACATCCTCATCTTCGGCGAAAGCGGTACCGGCAAGGGGCTTCTGGCGGAGATCATCCACCAGAACAGCCCCCGGGGCGGCAAGCCCTTCATGGCCATCAACTGCTCCGCCATCCCCGAAACGCTCCTGGAGAGCGAGCTTTTCGGCTACAGGAAGGGTGCTTTTACCGGCGCTACCGCCGATAAGCCCGGCCTCCTGGAGGCCGCCGACGGGGGGACGGTCTTTCTCGACGAGATAGGGGACATGCCCCTGGCTCTTCAGTCCAAGCTCCTGCACGTGTTGGAGACGGGGGAGGTGCTTCCCCTGGGGGACACCCGCCCCCGGACGGTGGACGTGCGCATCGTCGCGGCAACCCACAAGAACCTGGACGAGGCCATCAAGGGCGGGGAGTTCAGGGAGGACCTGTACTACCGCTTGAACGTGATAGAAGTGACGATACCGCCCCTCAGGGAGAGGAAGGAGGACATCATCCTTGTGGCCAGCACGTTCCTGGAGCGCTTCGCCGAGGAGCATGGAAAGAGGCTCGACGGCATCGATGAGGCCGCGATGCAGACCATCCTGGAGTATCCCTGGTTCGGGAACGTGCGGGAGCTGAGAAACGCCATGGAGCGTGCCGTGGTGCTCTCGACGGGAGAGAAGATTTATGTCGAAGACCTCCCGGAGAAGGTCCGCACCTACCAGGCCGCCCACGCCGCCGGGCTCAAGGACGCCCTGAACTACTACGAGAGGAAGCTCATCCTCGAGCGCCTCGCCCACCATGACTGGAACAAGGACGAGACGGCCCGGGAGCTGGGGATAGACCTGGCGACCCTGTACAGAAAGATGAAGAAGCTCGGCATCAACGTCGAGAAAGGAAGCTGA
- a CDS encoding cytochrome c3 family protein, with the protein MKATHTFLLMCAALLLLPIVAAAGVNSGCIVCHNASVGTVTGEKGEVNLRVDPARFDRSVHGFLSCTDCHEKYAGNPHAAPSGYVSPEVQKIAQEVRPKAQADPVAMAACSKCHPEIYEKVLGSVHGENVVEKGKTDGALCVDCHGSPHYVLASDASTSPVNRANVVQTCGTCHRNGGVAASYDIEGDVMKTFEESFHGKKLALGHTGAPTCINCHGYHDVKASDDPTSPVFGANKIKTCGKCHEGANQKFVAAITHQEVGPIPHYAEKGLILLTMSVIAFTVMHVILEAYADIRDTFFRRVPAEAKKKKEEEEEETA; encoded by the coding sequence ATGAAAGCCACTCATACCTTTCTTCTGATGTGCGCAGCACTTCTCCTCTTGCCCATAGTGGCCGCGGCTGGTGTGAATTCCGGGTGCATCGTCTGTCACAACGCCAGCGTCGGCACCGTCACGGGTGAGAAGGGAGAGGTGAACCTCAGGGTTGACCCCGCACGGTTCGACAGGTCCGTCCACGGGTTCCTCTCCTGCACGGACTGCCACGAGAAGTACGCCGGCAACCCTCATGCGGCACCCTCGGGGTACGTAAGCCCCGAGGTGCAGAAAATAGCGCAGGAAGTGCGGCCCAAGGCACAGGCCGACCCCGTGGCCATGGCGGCCTGCTCCAAGTGCCATCCGGAAATCTATGAGAAGGTCCTGGGCAGCGTGCACGGGGAAAATGTGGTCGAGAAAGGCAAGACGGACGGCGCCCTGTGCGTGGACTGCCATGGAAGCCCGCACTACGTGCTGGCTTCGGACGCGAGCACGTCTCCCGTCAACCGGGCCAATGTCGTGCAGACATGCGGTACCTGTCACCGAAACGGCGGGGTCGCCGCCTCCTACGATATCGAGGGAGACGTCATGAAGACTTTCGAGGAGAGCTTCCACGGCAAGAAGCTCGCCTTGGGCCACACGGGCGCCCCCACCTGCATCAACTGCCACGGCTACCATGACGTCAAGGCCAGCGACGACCCGACCTCTCCCGTGTTCGGCGCCAACAAGATAAAGACCTGCGGCAAATGCCATGAAGGGGCCAACCAGAAGTTCGTCGCAGCCATCACGCACCAGGAAGTGGGCCCCATTCCACATTACGCGGAGAAGGGCCTTATCCTTCTGACCATGTCCGTCATCGCCTTTACGGTAATGCACGTCATCCTGGAGGCCTATGCGGACATCAGGGACACGTTCTTCCGCAGGGTCCCGGCTGAAGCAAAAAAGAAGAAGGAGGAAGAGGAGGAGGAAACCGCATGA
- a CDS encoding cytochrome b/b6 domain-containing protein, producing the protein MKNEQTEVQRFDIHFRIQHVVMFTTFLTLSFTGWGLKYAQVDVSHWLIRLFGGPETAGIIHRVAGVTMIADFTYHLVYLAYRKYKGQLRLFRKETTIIPLPKDVKDVVHNFLYFLGVVKTKPQFAKFSYAQKFDYWAVFWGMFIIGFSGFCLAFPIFMSTFFPQAISGWVWQLLAIMHSDEALLAIVFILFWHFYNEHLKPEVFPMSWVWLTGRIPLAELKHKHPLEYELLYKDNKEE; encoded by the coding sequence ATGAAAAACGAACAGACCGAAGTCCAGAGATTTGACATACATTTCAGGATCCAGCACGTCGTCATGTTCACCACGTTTCTCACCCTCTCCTTCACGGGCTGGGGCCTCAAGTACGCGCAGGTGGACGTCTCCCACTGGCTCATCCGCCTTTTCGGCGGCCCGGAGACGGCGGGCATCATCCACAGGGTGGCCGGCGTCACCATGATCGCGGATTTCACGTACCATCTCGTGTACCTGGCGTACAGGAAGTACAAGGGGCAGCTCAGGCTCTTCCGGAAGGAAACCACGATTATCCCCCTGCCCAAGGACGTCAAGGACGTCGTCCACAACTTCCTCTACTTCCTGGGCGTCGTCAAGACGAAGCCGCAGTTCGCCAAGTTCTCCTATGCCCAGAAGTTCGACTATTGGGCGGTCTTCTGGGGCATGTTCATCATCGGATTTTCGGGATTCTGCCTGGCCTTCCCCATCTTCATGTCGACTTTCTTCCCCCAGGCCATCAGCGGCTGGGTATGGCAGCTCCTGGCCATCATGCACAGCGACGAAGCGCTCCTGGCCATCGTGTTCATCCTGTTCTGGCACTTCTACAACGAGCACCTCAAGCCGGAGGTCTTCCCGATGAGCTGGGTCTGGCTGACCGGCCGGATACCCCTGGCGGAACTGAAGCACAAGCATCCCCTGGAGTATGAACTGCTGTACAAGGACAACAAGGAAGAGTGA
- a CDS encoding cytochrome c3 family protein has translation MTTLRTITAALFVVALLAGCNFLAPEAESNHKVADAKPAAESAAPQGGVAALPCFGCHPYAAFNEAFPHETHGSMGLHCTQCHGMKAHKSNTIIGETCNNCHNMGVMQMKTSAMPAFFDHATHAAMFDCGKCHPESFPMKLNAAAISMADISRGKYCGDCHNGSVAFASDKCDRCHTR, from the coding sequence ATGACGACACTCCGCACCATAACGGCCGCGCTCTTCGTGGTGGCCCTTCTGGCAGGATGCAACTTCCTCGCTCCCGAGGCCGAAAGCAACCACAAAGTTGCCGACGCCAAGCCGGCCGCCGAGTCCGCCGCGCCCCAGGGGGGCGTTGCCGCCCTGCCCTGCTTCGGCTGCCACCCCTATGCCGCCTTCAACGAGGCCTTCCCCCACGAGACGCACGGCTCCATGGGGCTTCACTGCACCCAGTGCCACGGGATGAAGGCCCACAAGAGCAATACCATCATCGGCGAGACCTGTAACAACTGCCATAACATGGGCGTCATGCAGATGAAGACCTCGGCCATGCCGGCCTTCTTCGACCACGCGACGCACGCGGCCATGTTCGACTGCGGGAAGTGCCACCCCGAGTCCTTCCCCATGAAGCTCAACGCGGCGGCCATCTCCATGGCCGACATCTCCCGGGGCAAGTACTGCGGCGACTGCCACAACGGCTCGGTGGCCTTCGCCTCCGACAAGTGCGACCGGTGCCACACCCGATGA